The genomic interval CCAGTCATATAAGTTGATATATCTGGAGTGAAATCTCGAGCTAATTGCACAAACCTAAAGAGTTCTGCAAGAGTAAGGTGAGTTTGCTGTTTCTATAAGGGATGTGGGAGTTCTTCTGTGCCAATGCTGTGATCACACCACCCAAGAAAGAGAGAGACTTGTTAATATGTTGTGCCTCTTTGAGGCCGTCACCAGTAACTTCCGACTTGTCAACTCGTTCACTACTAGCAAGATCCACCAAATGTAGGCAACTATGGATTATGTTTCCATTTGTATCTTCACCATGCACGTGTACAGTCAGCACACTGCAAGTATTTCATGTCAACGTAAAGAAAATTAACATTATTTAACTCTATTAAGTTGGTCTGTCAATTGGAATTGAGTAAAGTAACTTTGAAAGTGCTTACCCTCACCTGTGTGAGCGACTACTGCGGTTATTCATGGCAGTAGAACCAACAGCACGGTTCCCTTCACTAAGTTTCATCAGATCTATAACATCTCTAGCGCAATTCACTGGATGCACGCTAGCATCAGGCAGAGGTAGACCATTTCCGTTCATGCAGCTTCTAATTTCCAATGTATGAACGAACAGTTAAGGGTGCAATTATTTCACTTTTCTGCCTTGGAAGTGTCTCAAATTAACTCATGAAATCTGATGTAAACTACGAAAAAATCACAATGAAAGGATATTTAGTAAGCAAAGGATCGTTTGCAAGAAGATCGCGAATTTGGTCATTATATATCTCGACCATTTGAACGTGGATCTTATAACTCATGATGTCCTTACTTTCATCAGATAATAGGAATAGATCATTCAGAGCCAATTGATTGATTCCAAATTC from Capsicum annuum cultivar UCD-10X-F1 unplaced genomic scaffold, UCD10Xv1.1 ctg18572, whole genome shotgun sequence carries:
- the LOC124890474 gene encoding kinesin-like protein KIN-14L; this translates as MLRNFAEDVFPDTKPLVRSVMDGYNVCSFAYGQTGSGKTYTMSGPGGESTKEFGINQLALNDLFLLSDESKDIMSYKIHVQMVEIYNDQIRDLLANDPLLTKLEIRSCMNGNGLPLPDASVHPVNCARDVIDLMKLSEGNRAVGSTAMNNRSSRSHSVLTVHVHGEDTNGNIIHSCLHLVDLASSERVDKSEVTGDGLKEAQHINKSLSFLGGVITALAQKNSHIPYRNSKLTLLLQNSL